A genome region from Haliotis asinina isolate JCU_RB_2024 chromosome 11, JCU_Hal_asi_v2, whole genome shotgun sequence includes the following:
- the LOC137255577 gene encoding jerky protein homolog-like: MASQPTKRKRNEITAFEKREIARYKEEHPKASLDFLSKHFGEVFGHSVLLLDNAASHKCASMSLQNVTMHFLPPNTTSHIQPRDAGIIRTFKAYYKRSLVRHYITCAEEGRDQTLTLRQALLFVKTSWTEVSAQTIKNCYRHVDIISQDGDSFVDEDDIALLELRLILNEYPSDDVVSTEEYVAEEESETTCEPLTDSEIINMVQPTEDGQEEEEDSEESEQAPVPPTSTEASKYLDSLVTYFETIGDEVALGKIIDVKNSMKKGYHIVDQFKPVSIDANVGTTAPEMDPARLE; this comes from the exons ATGGCGAGTCAACCTACCAAGCGAAAACGAAACGAgataactgcatttgaaaagAGGGAGATTGCAAGGTATAAAGAAGAACATCCGaaagcaagtttagatttccttAGTAAACACTTTGGTGAAGTATTTGGACATTCAGTCCTGTTACTAGATAATGCTGCAAGTCATAAATGTGCTTCGATGAGCTTGCAAAATGTTACCATGCATTTCTTGCCACCGAATACAACCTCTCACATTCAGCCAAGGGACGCAGGGATAATTCGGACCTTCAAGGCTTACTACAAGAGATCGCTTGTCAGACATTACATCACCTGTGCTGAGGAGGGACGCGACCAGACACTCACGCTGAGGCAAGCGCTTCTCTTTGTAAAAACCAGTTGGACCGAAGTCAGTGCGCAAACAATCAAGAACTGTTACAGACACGTGGACATTATATCACAAGATGGCGATTCATTTGTGGATGAAGATGACATTGCCCTATTGGAACTTAGACTCATCCTGAACGAGTATCCTTCTGATGATGTCGTAAGCACAGAAGAATATGTCGCCGAAGAAGAAAGCGAAACAACATGCGAGCCACTCACTGACAGTGAGATCATCAACATGGTGCAGCCGACTGAAGATGGACAGGAAGAAGAGGAGGATTCCGAGGAAAGTGAACAAGCCCCAGTGCCACCAACTTCGACGGAGGCATCGAAATATCTGGACAGTCTGGTTACTTATTTTGAGACTATTGGTGATGAAGTGGCGCTTGGCAAAATCATCGATGTAAAGAACTCAATGAAAAAG GGCTACCATATAGTGGATCAGTTCAAACCTGTCTCCATTGACGCCAACGTGGGCACGACGGCACCTGAGATGGACCCAGCAAGATTGGaatag